A region of the Anaerolineae bacterium genome:
GCGGTTCAGAGTCTATGGCCGTTCTGGAGGCAGTTAGAGAGGCCATGGACACTGTAGGCCAGCGCTACGAGAAGGGCGAATACTTTTTGCCCGAACTGGTGCTGGCCGGCGAGATGATGAACCAGATCACGGACATGGTCAAGTCCGGGCTGGCCAAGGCGCCACCGGCCAAACGTCTCGGCAAGGTGGTCATTGGCACGGTGGAGGGAGACATCCACGACATCGGCAAAGACATTGTCGGCTTCATGCTCGATGTCAACGGCTTTGAGGTTCTTGATCTGGGCGTGGACGTGCCCGCGCAAAAGTTCACGGAGGCTGTGCGGGACTTTCAGCCTCAGGTGGTTGGCCTGAGCGGGTTCCTGACCCTGGCCTTTGACGCCATGAAAGAAACAGTTGAAGACCTCAAAAAAGCCGGTCTGCGAGACAAGGTTAAAATCATGATCGGCGGCGGCCAGATGGATGATCAGGTCAGGGCGCATACAGGC
Encoded here:
- a CDS encoding cobalamin-dependent protein (Presence of a B(12) (cobalamin)-binding domain implies dependence on cobalamin itself, in one of its several forms, or in some unusual lineages, dependence on a cobalamin-like analog.) produces the protein MSKKLIDAIADMREEEALKLVSEMVEGGSESMAVLEAVREAMDTVGQRYEKGEYFLPELVLAGEMMNQITDMVKSGLAKAPPAKRLGKVVIGTVEGDIHDIGKDIVGFMLDVNGFEVLDLGVDVPAQKFTEAVRDFQPQVVGLSGFLTLAFDAMKETVEDLKKAGLRDKVKIMIGGGQMDDQVRAHTG